A section of the Scleropages formosus chromosome 12, fSclFor1.1, whole genome shotgun sequence genome encodes:
- the LOC108928712 gene encoding uncharacterized protein LOC108928712, which translates to MMEFLTLYRNALLQRLSADTDLTQKIIDAAEDILSKKEDKILAETREEKAKAHTLLSIITRKGWEKWEEFVEILRNEGLDESSLQKCPEMCVQTVCVDGESSAVAPLICNATAKSVNVAVDLETLGRPGPGAAGPERTCDGRPGNAAPGQRGDNAAVKSTVTVTGGSHFCGPIIHNSHAAEDVNICFQVRGASQVQGPPKEAQPPRSSIEDKRGFLRVNFSKLVDRVTNVDSIVDELRSKGIHRELAANVYAEKTEQAKMRRLLDNTKSSAMADALLTALFAQQPLLMNELLSGHRA; encoded by the exons ATGATGGAGTTTCTGACGCTCTACAGGAATGCACTGCTTCAACGCCTCTCTGCTGACACCGACCTGACACAAAAAATCATCGATGCGGCCGAGGACATCTTGTCCAAGAAAGAGGACAAGATCTTGGCGGAAACCCGTGAGGAGAAGGCGAAGGCTCACACTCTTCTGTCCATCATCACTAGAAAAGGGTGGGAAAAGTGGGAGGAGTTTGTTGAAATACTGAGAAATGAAGGACTCGATGAGTCGTCCCTCCAAAAGTGTCCAG AGATGTGTGTCCAGACGGTGTGTGTGGACGGCGAGAGCAGTGCGGTCGCCCCGCTCATCTGCAACGCGACCGCCAAATCCGTGAACGTGGCGGTCGATCTGGAAACGCTCGGCCGGCCGGGTCCTGGAGCGGCGGGTCCCGAGCGCACGTGCGATGGACGTCCGGGGAACG CGGCTCCAGGCCAACGCGGAGACAACGCAGCGGTCAAGTCGACCGTGACGGTCACCGGAGGAAGTCATTTCTGCGGTCCCATTATACACAACTCACATGCGGCCGAAGACGtcaacatttgttttcaggTTCGGGGCGCCTCTCAAGTCCAAG GACCCCCCAAGGAAGCTCAGCCGCCCAGAAGCTCCATAGAAG ATAAACGGGGCTTCCTCAGGGTCAACTTCAGCAAGCTGGTGGACAGGGTGACCAACGTGGACAGCATCGTGGACGAGCTGCGCTCCAAAGGCATCCACAGAGAGCTGGCGGCCAACGTGTACGCTGAGAAGACGGAGCAGGCCAAGATGCGGCGCCTCCTGGACAACACCAAGAGCTCGGCCATGGCCGACGCGCTGCTCACGGCTCTTTTCGCCCAGCAGCCCCTCCTCATGAACGAGCTGCTCTCCGGCCACCGGGCCTGA